CGGCGGGCCGCTCAGGGAGGTGGACACCCATGCTGAAAACAATTGTGGAACAAAAGCGTCAGGAAGTAGACTGCGCCAAGCTGGTGCAACCGGCAACGACTATGGCAATCCAACCTGCATCGCATGAATTTGCCAAAGCAATCCAGCGGGTCAACTGGGCGCTCATAGCGGAATGCAAACTGGCCTCGCCTGTGAAAGGCAGATTGTGCACAGGCTATACTGTGCCGGAATTGGCCGAAATTTACGCCGCCAATGGCGCCGCGGCGCTGTCGGTGCATACAGACCGGCACTTTTGCGGTCATCTTCAGGACATTGCCAAGGTTCGGGAAACAGTAGCTTTGCCAATTCTGCGCAAAGACTTCATTATTGATCCATATCAGATATACGAGGCAAGAGCGGCTGGCGCCCATGCCATTTTATTAATAGCGGCTATACTGACAGATGAGGAGATTCTCAGTTTTCTGGCTGTTGCTGCCGAAATGGGAATGGATTGTCTGGTAGAAACCCATAGCCGGGAAGAACTTAAACGGGTAATAAAGACCCCGGCGAATATTGTCGGCATCAATAATCGTGATCTGAAAACTTTTACCACGTCAATTGAGAACACATTCGATTTATTGCCGGATGTTGAGCCGGGGAAAACGATAATCAGCGAAAGCGGCATTCATTGTGGGCAAGATGCCCTTCGGCTCAAATCGGCGGGAGTGCGAGGGATACTTGTAGGCGAGGGACTGGTAAAAGCAGCGGATATAGCCTGCAAGACGAAAGAATTGGCGCTGCAGCAGAATTAAGAAAAAATGAACG
This window of the Methylomusa anaerophila genome carries:
- the trpC gene encoding indole-3-glycerol phosphate synthase TrpC, whose translation is MLKTIVEQKRQEVDCAKLVQPATTMAIQPASHEFAKAIQRVNWALIAECKLASPVKGRLCTGYTVPELAEIYAANGAAALSVHTDRHFCGHLQDIAKVRETVALPILRKDFIIDPYQIYEARAAGAHAILLIAAILTDEEILSFLAVAAEMGMDCLVETHSREELKRVIKTPANIVGINNRDLKTFTTSIENTFDLLPDVEPGKTIISESGIHCGQDALRLKSAGVRGILVGEGLVKAADIACKTKELALQQN